A stretch of Candidatus Bathyarchaeota archaeon DNA encodes these proteins:
- a CDS encoding DUF4438 domain-containing protein encodes MLKLNTEKLIKISVMGEIASPTIRNVYSISPTGAPTVMTSVGGITYNLRVGDPACGWMADHAEPCVSLENKENDARFGSAANTAFNVLSCVGNEAIVASGDAKGERGVVTGKHGGVEHVMVDFSEQIVEKLLPGDRVLIKAFGTGLKLLDFPEIKVMNMDPKFLEALNPLADGETLEVSVAHVIPAAIMGSGLGATQVNSGDYDIQLSDEVMVEKYSLASLRIGDIVAIVDADHSFGRIYRQGAMSIGIVVHSNCVAAGHGPGVTTLMTSSSGKISPKLNQAANIASLLKLRAHI; translated from the coding sequence ATGCTAAAGTTAAACACTGAAAAACTAATCAAAATATCTGTTATGGGCGAAATAGCAAGCCCAACTATCCGAAACGTTTACTCCATTTCACCAACAGGAGCACCCACAGTCATGACAAGCGTCGGCGGAATAACCTACAACCTGCGAGTCGGCGACCCTGCCTGTGGCTGGATGGCAGACCATGCAGAACCATGCGTAAGCTTAGAAAACAAGGAAAACGACGCCCGATTTGGCTCAGCAGCAAACACTGCCTTCAACGTGTTATCATGTGTTGGTAACGAAGCAATTGTGGCAAGTGGTGATGCTAAAGGTGAGCGAGGTGTTGTAACTGGTAAACATGGTGGTGTCGAGCATGTGATGGTTGATTTTTCTGAGCAAATTGTTGAGAAATTGTTGCCTGGTGACCGTGTTTTAATTAAAGCCTTTGGCACAGGCTTAAAACTGCTGGATTTTCCAGAAATAAAAGTTATGAATATGGATCCCAAGTTTTTGGAAGCTTTAAATCCCCTTGCGGATGGTGAGACGCTTGAGGTTTCAGTGGCACATGTTATTCCAGCAGCGATTATGGGTTCAGGGCTGGGTGCTACTCAGGTAAATTCAGGTGATTATGACATTCAATTATCCGATGAGGTGATGGTTGAGAAGTATAGTTTGGCTTCTCTGCGGATAGGTGACATAGTTGCTATCGTGGATGCTGACCACAGTTTTGGCAGGATTTATCGTCAAGGCGCCATGAGCATCGGAATTGTAGTTCATTCAAACTGTGTCGCTGCAGGTCATGGTCCAGGTGTAACTACACTTATGACTTCCTCTTCTGGAAAGATATCTCCCAAGTTAAATCAGGCAGCTAACATCGCTTCATTGTTAAAGTTAAGAGCACATATATAA
- a CDS encoding 30S ribosomal protein S26e, with protein sequence MPFKRKSRGRSKGSKGSSSLVQCANCGSMVPRDKAKRSTRRVSFVEPQLAKELRAKGTFLSSWVDTKYYCISCAVHRGIVKVRAENERHSRGYKRRS encoded by the coding sequence TTGCCATTTAAGCGTAAAAGCAGAGGAAGATCAAAAGGCAGTAAAGGAAGCAGCAGTCTAGTTCAATGTGCAAACTGTGGTTCAATGGTCCCACGTGACAAAGCAAAAAGATCCACTCGTCGCGTTTCGTTTGTTGAGCCGCAATTGGCAAAGGAACTTCGGGCTAAAGGCACGTTTCTGTCTTCTTGGGTGGACACAAAATACTACTGTATTTCCTGCGCGGTTCACCGTGGCATCGTTAAGGTGCGAGCCGAAAACGAGCGTCATTCACGAGGCTATAAACGAAGATCCTAA
- the pgsA gene encoding archaetidylinositol phosphate synthase yields MLTKLKKSVQQMLTSQAQAAHKIGLTPNTISIIGFALILLSAASYALALTYSLYLLILATVFMLASGFCDTLDGIVARTFGQATPFGGFFDSLLDRYSDAVLYAAIIIAGLTNAAWGAYWGTIWCLAALIGSLMVSYCRARAEAIGIKMESVGLAERAERMLILAVVSIIAFFWLPALGYGIALLAVLSNFTVLQRAIHVYKELKKKSSI; encoded by the coding sequence TTGCTCACTAAACTCAAAAAGTCCGTCCAGCAAATGCTAACCTCACAGGCGCAGGCAGCACACAAAATAGGCTTAACCCCCAACACAATCAGCATAATCGGTTTTGCCCTTATCTTGCTCTCTGCAGCATCATACGCACTGGCATTAACTTATTCACTGTACCTTTTGATTTTAGCAACCGTTTTCATGTTAGCATCAGGATTCTGCGACACCTTAGACGGCATTGTAGCCCGCACTTTTGGACAAGCAACACCATTTGGCGGATTTTTCGATTCACTACTTGACCGCTACTCAGACGCAGTACTCTATGCCGCAATAATTATCGCTGGATTAACAAATGCTGCTTGGGGAGCGTACTGGGGAACCATCTGGTGCCTTGCTGCATTGATAGGTTCTTTGATGGTGAGTTACTGTCGCGCGCGGGCAGAAGCAATTGGGATAAAAATGGAGTCTGTTGGTTTAGCCGAACGCGCAGAACGCATGTTAATTTTAGCTGTAGTGAGCATAATTGCGTTCTTTTGGTTGCCAGCTCTTGGTTACGGCATAGCCTTGTTGGCAGTGCTTTCAAACTTTACAGTTTTACAAAGAGCAATACATGTTTACAAAGAATTAAAAAAGAAAAGTAGCATTTAG